A window of uncultured Fibrobacter sp. contains these coding sequences:
- a CDS encoding prepilin-type N-terminal cleavage/methylation domain-containing protein — MNYIKKDGFTLMELLVYMAIVGIVVVVAGEAFSNSTRFRVRTEKMIEATQEAESVAALFKNDLEQMGTKSAKEAGKAAGGPIYGDAFGEVHSSVYMDPLNDDYSSFLISTDTEKFSNIKFRRLRYDESGYYVATEEINWFVKDRTLKRTCKLLDVKTGFVASMDEPCAGVNESDLDTMDMATGVDSFKVAPATPSAVGDDVVQIFPPDPDHSDFNFVSRIGDAKYVGLKSVNINGEVGIGGTTLTLSNFFSNYDRETQNYYDGPNQKINQVFAVKNETIEGTPVWSDVCTSFGNLTLEKNQEYEISFKINSPGVTDIYANDARNRSLAFVPGVDHMSVGFRSISTGDFPKVEGKKLIDDFFFFPPLDINGGSGTRSMRFTVSQKIEGVCLAFTFACFSPLVYQGKVSIEDLKVKKIASSSYSFSNPPFDAEAHKADKKNVKAMRLLLQVSRGAANGGSSTKGRSELIIPIPSNGPRD; from the coding sequence ATGAATTACATAAAAAAAGACGGCTTTACCCTTATGGAACTTCTTGTCTACATGGCGATTGTAGGCATTGTCGTTGTTGTTGCCGGAGAAGCTTTTAGTAATTCCACCAGATTCCGTGTTCGTACCGAAAAAATGATCGAGGCTACACAAGAAGCGGAAAGCGTTGCGGCGCTTTTTAAGAACGACCTTGAACAGATGGGGACGAAAAGTGCAAAAGAGGCAGGAAAAGCAGCTGGAGGTCCTATATACGGAGATGCCTTTGGGGAAGTGCACTCAAGTGTCTACATGGATCCCCTGAACGATGATTATTCATCTTTTTTGATTAGTACTGATACTGAAAAATTTAGCAATATCAAGTTCCGTCGCTTGCGGTACGATGAATCGGGGTACTATGTAGCAACGGAAGAGATTAACTGGTTTGTTAAAGATAGAACGCTCAAGCGTACTTGTAAGCTACTTGATGTTAAGACGGGCTTTGTTGCTAGTATGGATGAACCTTGCGCTGGGGTGAACGAATCTGATCTAGACACGATGGATATGGCGACTGGAGTGGACTCCTTTAAGGTTGCTCCTGCGACACCAAGTGCTGTGGGCGATGATGTTGTTCAAATATTCCCCCCGGATCCGGACCATTCAGATTTCAATTTTGTTTCTAGAATCGGTGATGCTAAGTATGTTGGCCTTAAGTCTGTAAATATAAACGGTGAAGTTGGAATTGGGGGAACGACTCTTACGTTATCGAACTTTTTCTCGAACTATGACCGAGAAACTCAAAATTATTATGATGGTCCGAATCAAAAAATTAACCAGGTGTTTGCTGTAAAAAACGAAACAATCGAGGGAACACCGGTATGGAGCGATGTGTGTACAAGTTTTGGCAATCTCACTTTGGAAAAAAATCAGGAATACGAAATTTCGTTTAAAATCAACTCTCCTGGCGTGACCGATATATATGCGAATGATGCTCGGAACAGAAGTCTTGCGTTTGTTCCTGGAGTGGACCACATGTCGGTTGGCTTCAGAAGCATTAGTACAGGTGATTTCCCTAAGGTTGAAGGTAAGAAGTTGATTGACGATTTCTTTTTCTTTCCTCCGCTTGATATAAATGGTGGAAGTGGCACTCGGTCTATGCGCTTTACGGTCTCCCAAAAAATAGAAGGGGTTTGCTTAGCTTTTACCTTTGCCTGTTTTTCGCCGCTTGTATACCAGGGAAAGGTTTCCATCGAAGATCTTAAGGTAAAGAAGATTGCTAGCTCAAGTTATAGCTTTAGCAATCCTCCCTTTGATGCCGAGGCCCATAAGGCGGATAAAAAGAATGTGAAAGCGATGCGTCTGCTTTTGCAAGTTAGTCGTGGAGCTGCAAATGGAGGATCTTCTACGAAAGGAAGATCAGAACTAATCATTCCAATTCCTAGTAACGGTCCTAGGGATTAA
- a CDS encoding type II secretion system protein codes for MVCGKLHKNLGFQNKRGFGIVEVMVAAVVLGFLYMAVMNLQAGNHDALLRIRGRDGATEVAQNIIDSLGALGIASLSTENNDKLIQVHDNATDETYWTLATSKGKPDTIKVNRKWRGQPGIIENTMAVDYDVVVKVSPDTAYMAKTTSKYLEMDNDTIRHVYAKRLDVKVLWCFKCSNSEPNQSITVSGVVK; via the coding sequence ATGGTGTGTGGCAAATTACATAAAAATTTGGGTTTCCAAAACAAACGGGGCTTCGGCATTGTCGAGGTGATGGTTGCTGCCGTTGTGCTTGGATTTCTCTATATGGCTGTTATGAATTTACAAGCCGGCAACCATGACGCTTTATTGCGTATTCGCGGTCGTGATGGGGCGACTGAGGTTGCTCAAAATATCATCGATTCCTTAGGAGCCTTGGGAATTGCCAGTCTGTCTACAGAGAACAATGACAAACTGATACAGGTTCATGACAATGCTACTGACGAGACTTATTGGACGCTTGCAACTTCAAAGGGAAAACCCGATACAATCAAGGTCAACAGAAAATGGAGGGGACAGCCGGGGATAATCGAAAATACGATGGCTGTCGACTATGATGTGGTCGTAAAGGTTTCTCCAGATACGGCTTATATGGCAAAGACCACGTCTAAGTATTTGGAAATGGATAATGATACAATTAGGCATGTCTATGCGAAACGTCTGGATGTCAAAGTTCTTTGGTGCTTTAAATGCTCCAATTCGGAACCAAACCAGTCTATCACGGTTTCGGGGGTAGTCAAATGA
- a CDS encoding Tfp pilus assembly protein FimT/FimU — protein sequence MLFAMRTARKMKAGYTLVEVLVVVSIMGILSSVGVAGLQRAVANARIKDAARNTAAFVERVSALAAQRNEVLCLKVFDSDLQQIVVYRDTIERNCSQPKGKIDSLRIDSPAKFVPSGEGCPTTMKSWISDDLSPSSMKAFDPHRYIGLSSMPLSGGICIRYGTMNIYGAASNDKNIRKKNVKKVIPMWKVEDDGSQNNNWNNWTEL from the coding sequence ATGCTGTTTGCAATGCGCACTGCTCGCAAAATGAAGGCGGGTTATACCCTAGTTGAAGTCCTGGTGGTGGTGTCCATCATGGGGATCCTTTCGAGTGTAGGGGTGGCGGGCTTGCAGCGGGCTGTAGCGAATGCGCGAATCAAGGATGCTGCCAGGAATACGGCTGCATTTGTAGAGCGTGTTTCGGCTTTGGCTGCTCAGCGCAACGAAGTCCTGTGTCTGAAAGTTTTTGATAGCGATTTACAGCAGATAGTTGTTTATCGTGATACTATAGAGAGAAATTGTTCTCAACCAAAGGGAAAAATTGATTCGTTGCGAATCGATTCCCCCGCAAAATTTGTACCAAGCGGAGAGGGGTGCCCGACAACAATGAAAAGTTGGATAAGCGATGATTTGAGTCCCTCATCCATGAAAGCTTTTGACCCTCATCGATACATAGGACTTTCCTCGATGCCTTTGAGTGGTGGCATTTGTATTCGGTACGGTACGATGAATATTTACGGTGCCGCTAGTAATGATAAGAATATCAGAAAAAAGAATGTAAAAAAAGTGATTCCAATGTGGAAGGTTGAAGACGACGGGTCACAGAACAACAATTGGAATAACTGGACTGAATTGTAG
- a CDS encoding FISUMP domain-containing protein has product MTKRLTLLMVASFLYFTACGDSTSGSGPDSLTYVNEDGEEISIDVSTGSFKDPRDGKSYNTVTIGEQTWMVENLAYSGGGDSPSDEKYDWTSAQSACPEGWHLSQTKEWLELFKALEKVYGDSAGWALKSTSGWESDTTDGEVVSGNGGNILNFDIKPTGICRGSDCRYQGKMAGFWTMSKVDRDGYADYIRFERDPSWHSNDIYRDARLHVRCVNDKGTIFESLGKCTDEKESSVGEHKSSFYICKDGFWETANLEQKLNFAIGECNAEIANQRFMLQDTSFLCEASEYSTIVYPTPDGPGEIGYTTSYHWIYTPKDTILKECEIAGDTLCQYIDSTFHYSLGYWYEANINEVKKCDSTINGEMVSLNKQKYVCQDNKWKVASQADEEEGLCDASRQYDMITIGKGEFNSQKYVCAGNRWYPLQAPEDSLGLCTNNGEKGTYRGQEFICNTSEHIWYHHFTDSRDNREYRSVLLRGMLVMAENVKYGGDSMYVWHEAMALDESCDSLYCAEADFDTSGHQGICPDGWELLTASEASNLLDFYAVPSIYTSSSTDDDYHSALSRNGWPRPLGNNRSGLNFTPNKIDTAYAMETYVISSSSHSMEIGTRSTGEIEYIEYNASTWISKESTGSWSWPNKPGDRSTIAYQLHFHQTVYFVGTYDFSESMSPSSDYKKKSKAPVRCKKKLL; this is encoded by the coding sequence ATGACAAAAAGGCTTACGCTACTCATGGTAGCCAGTTTCCTTTATTTTACCGCCTGTGGTGATTCCACATCCGGTTCCGGCCCAGACAGCCTGACTTATGTCAATGAGGACGGCGAAGAAATCTCGATTGACGTGTCCACCGGCAGCTTCAAGGACCCCCGCGACGGAAAATCATACAATACCGTCACCATCGGCGAACAGACCTGGATGGTCGAGAACCTGGCCTATTCCGGAGGAGGAGACTCTCCTTCCGATGAGAAGTACGATTGGACATCCGCTCAGAGCGCCTGCCCCGAAGGTTGGCACCTATCTCAGACAAAGGAATGGCTTGAACTATTCAAAGCTCTCGAAAAGGTTTACGGAGATTCCGCCGGCTGGGCACTCAAATCGACCAGCGGCTGGGAAAGTGACACGACCGACGGAGAAGTGGTCAGCGGTAACGGCGGCAACATTCTGAATTTCGACATCAAACCGACCGGAATTTGCAGAGGTTCCGACTGCCGCTACCAAGGCAAGATGGCCGGGTTCTGGACCATGTCAAAGGTAGACCGCGACGGCTACGCCGACTATATCCGTTTCGAAAGGGACCCGAGCTGGCATTCCAACGACATCTACAGAGATGCAAGATTGCACGTCCGCTGCGTGAACGACAAAGGCACTATCTTTGAATCGCTAGGCAAGTGCACCGACGAAAAGGAAAGTTCCGTCGGTGAGCATAAATCCTCATTTTACATTTGTAAGGATGGCTTCTGGGAAACCGCAAACCTGGAGCAGAAGCTTAATTTTGCCATTGGCGAATGCAACGCAGAAATCGCAAACCAGCGGTTCATGCTGCAGGACACGAGTTTCCTGTGCGAAGCATCAGAATATTCAACGATCGTGTACCCGACACCGGACGGACCAGGAGAAATCGGCTATACCACATCCTATCATTGGATATACACCCCCAAGGACACCATCCTTAAGGAATGCGAAATTGCAGGAGATACGCTCTGCCAATATATCGACTCCACCTTCCACTATAGCCTGGGATACTGGTACGAAGCCAACATCAACGAAGTTAAAAAGTGTGACAGCACGATAAACGGCGAGATGGTCTCCTTGAACAAGCAAAAATATGTTTGCCAGGACAATAAGTGGAAGGTCGCCAGCCAAGCCGACGAAGAAGAAGGTCTGTGCGACGCGAGCCGGCAATACGACATGATTACCATCGGCAAGGGTGAATTCAATAGCCAGAAATATGTATGCGCCGGAAACCGCTGGTACCCCCTCCAGGCTCCCGAAGATAGCCTCGGACTTTGCACCAACAACGGAGAAAAGGGAACTTACAGAGGACAGGAATTTATCTGTAATACAAGCGAACATATCTGGTACCACCATTTTACGGATTCCCGCGACAATAGGGAATACAGGAGCGTCCTTCTGAGAGGCATGCTCGTCATGGCAGAAAACGTGAAATACGGTGGAGACAGCATGTATGTATGGCACGAAGCGATGGCCCTTGATGAATCGTGCGACTCGCTCTATTGTGCCGAAGCCGATTTCGACACATCGGGACATCAGGGAATATGCCCCGACGGATGGGAGCTCCTCACCGCTTCTGAAGCAAGTAACCTGCTCGATTTCTACGCCGTTCCGAGCATATATACGTCATCGTCTACCGATGACGACTACCACTCGGCGCTCTCAAGGAATGGGTGGCCAAGGCCCCTTGGCAACAACAGGTCCGGATTAAACTTTACCCCCAACAAAATTGACACTGCATACGCCATGGAAACCTATGTCATCAGCTCTTCCTCTCACAGCATGGAAATCGGCACCAGGTCGACAGGCGAAATCGAATATATCGAGTACAACGCCTCCACATGGATTTCCAAGGAATCAACGGGAAGCTGGTCATGGCCGAACAAACCGGGAGACAGAAGCACGATCGCCTACCAGTTACATTTTCACCAAACCGTGTACTTTGTCGGCACCTACGATTTTAGCGAGTCTATGTCACCGAGCTCGGATTATAAGAAGAAATCAAAGGCGCCTGTCCGCTGCAAGAAAAAACTGCTGTAA
- the cysS gene encoding cysteine--tRNA ligase, whose translation MALQFYNTASRKKEVFTLPEGVPAVRMYCCGPTVYHFAHIGNLRTYIFEDFLVRTLKYYGYKVNHIVNITDVGHLTSDADSGDDKMEKGAAREGKSVWDIAKFYTDAFMADWHRLNIQEPTRWTPATQHIQEQIDLVKTLEEKGYTYRTSDGIYFDSLKFPRYADFARLDVENLRKGSRIDMGEKHNATDFALWKFSPKDKKRAMEWDSPWGVGFPGWHIECSAMAMKYNGPTLDIHCGGTDHIRVHHTNEIAQSECANGVPFARFWMHGEFLRTASEEKLEDGTTETKFGKMSKSSGEFLTVSLLMDRGFNPLDYRFFAIGSHYRNYLNFTWEALEGAKEGLKSLHKKTDPLIGKATAIESDAAKAFQNEFKEAIGDDLNMPRALGIMNTMLKSDIDDGEKAALVADFDQIFGLKLDEPREEYAKKGANDGVDVAKIEALIAARKEARANKNWAESDRIRDELAAMNVVIKDSKEGTTWEIKG comes from the coding sequence ATGGCTCTACAGTTCTACAACACCGCATCGCGCAAGAAAGAAGTTTTCACTCTCCCCGAAGGCGTCCCCGCCGTGCGCATGTACTGTTGCGGCCCGACGGTGTACCATTTCGCCCATATCGGCAACCTCCGCACCTACATTTTCGAAGACTTTTTGGTGCGTACGCTCAAGTACTACGGCTACAAGGTGAACCACATCGTGAACATCACCGACGTGGGCCACCTCACGAGCGACGCCGACTCTGGCGACGACAAGATGGAAAAGGGCGCCGCCCGCGAAGGCAAGTCTGTCTGGGACATCGCGAAGTTCTACACCGACGCTTTCATGGCCGACTGGCACCGCCTCAACATCCAGGAACCAACCCGCTGGACGCCTGCCACGCAGCACATCCAGGAACAGATCGACCTGGTAAAAACCTTGGAAGAAAAGGGTTACACCTACCGCACATCCGACGGCATCTACTTCGACAGCCTTAAGTTCCCGCGCTATGCCGACTTCGCACGCCTCGACGTGGAAAACCTGCGCAAGGGTAGCCGCATCGACATGGGCGAAAAGCATAACGCCACCGACTTTGCCCTGTGGAAGTTCAGCCCGAAGGACAAGAAGCGCGCCATGGAATGGGACAGCCCGTGGGGCGTCGGATTCCCCGGCTGGCACATCGAATGCTCCGCCATGGCCATGAAGTACAACGGCCCGACGCTCGACATCCACTGCGGCGGTACGGACCACATCCGCGTGCACCACACCAACGAAATCGCCCAGAGCGAATGCGCCAACGGCGTGCCGTTCGCCCGTTTCTGGATGCACGGCGAATTCCTGCGCACCGCAAGCGAAGAAAAACTGGAAGACGGCACCACCGAGACTAAGTTCGGCAAGATGAGCAAGTCCAGCGGCGAATTCCTGACGGTTTCGCTCCTCATGGACCGCGGCTTCAACCCGCTCGACTACCGCTTCTTCGCCATCGGCAGCCACTACCGCAACTACCTGAACTTCACATGGGAAGCTCTGGAAGGTGCGAAGGAAGGCCTCAAGAGCCTGCACAAGAAGACGGACCCGCTGATCGGTAAGGCTACCGCTATCGAAAGCGATGCTGCCAAGGCGTTCCAGAACGAATTCAAGGAAGCCATCGGTGACGACCTGAACATGCCGCGTGCACTCGGTATCATGAACACGATGCTCAAGAGCGATATCGATGACGGCGAGAAGGCCGCCCTGGTGGCCGACTTCGACCAGATTTTCGGTCTGAAGCTCGACGAGCCCCGTGAAGAATACGCCAAGAAGGGCGCAAACGACGGCGTGGATGTCGCAAAGATCGAAGCGCTGATTGCCGCCCGTAAGGAAGCTCGCGCCAACAAGAACTGGGCCGAAAGTGACCGCATCCGCGACGAACTCGCCGCCATGAACGTGGTCATCAAGGACAGCAAGGAAGGCACGACCTGGGAAATCAAGGGATAA